The sequence CTATTGCTTCGTCGATAGATACTGCATGGGGGATTTTCTCTGAAAATAGCATCTCGTAACAGGCGATACGCATAATGTTTCGGTCAACTACGGAAATTCTCGAGATTTTCCAATGTTTAGAAAATTCGGAAATTTTAGGATCAATCAATTCGGTGTTTTTTAGAGTTCCCTCTACTAGTTCTTTTGCAAATTTCTTTTCTTCTTTATCAATATCCATAATATCAGTCAGATATTTAAAGGTGTCTTTCCATGTAGAAAGTTTTTCTGTTCCATCACTGGTAGAATCATTCTGATAAAGAACTTTTAAGGCCAATTCTCTCGCTTTTCGTCTTGAGCTCATATAATTAAGTTAAAAGTTAAAAGTAAAAAGGCAAAAATACAAATTACCCCTAGAAATTTAAAAAATTTCAGGCCCCTAGGAATGCAAAGCATTCCAGGGATTTAGTCCCTTTCTAGGGAGACTGAGTCCTCGGAATCTTTTTAAGATTCCAGAGGGAAAATTAAAAATCAAAGAACATTATTTCTTTCCGAAAACCGTTTTTATCTTTCCTCACAATCGCTTTTTATCCACGTATAATCTTAATTATTTTTTCAATAATCTGGTCTGTTTTATTTTGTTTAAGATTTCCTATGCGGTATAAAATAATATTATTATCTGCAGTAAATATACGGTTAGGTCTTACATTGCTTGGTTGTTTTAAACTACTTGTATTAAAATCTTTTTCGTTGAGTGAAATTGCATAGTTATCTTTGACAGCTCGGCTTGTTATTTGGCATAGAATCAGGTCATTACCATCCAATACTGAAATAACTAAAGCTGGACGCCTTTTGGCTTGAGTTAGGTCAGAAAAAGGGAAGGGGATAACGACAACATCTCCTTTTAC is a genomic window of bacterium containing:
- the nusB gene encoding transcription antitermination factor NusB — translated: MSSRRKARELALKVLYQNDSTSDGTEKLSTWKDTFKYLTDIMDIDKEEKKFAKELVEGTLKNTELIDPKISEFSKHWKISRISVVDRNIMRIACYEMLFSEKIPHAVSIDEAIELSKKYSATESKSFINGVLDGISKDLEKKLTNVNKG
- a CDS encoding type II toxin-antitoxin system PemK/MazF family toxin, which codes for MARFVKGDVVVIPFPFSDLTQAKRRPALVISVLDGNDLILCQITSRAVKDNYAISLNEKDFNTSSLKQPSNVRPNRIFTADNNIILYRIGNLKQNKTDQIIEKIIKIIRG